From the genome of Vulpes lagopus strain Blue_001 chromosome 2, ASM1834538v1, whole genome shotgun sequence, one region includes:
- the PSTK gene encoding L-seryl-tRNA(Sec) kinase isoform X1, with the protein MKTAQDAKGARGERPQRIGLCLLCGLPAAGKSTLARALRHRLRQEQGWAVGVVAYDDVMPDAFLEEASARPLPSQWKLLRQELLKYLECFLMAVINGCQVSAPPNRTAAMWEDFITCLKHQDLVSSATLETQSCYLLTKTAVSRPLFLILDDNFYYQSMRYEVYQLARKYSLGFCQLFLDCSLETCLQRNGQRPQALPAETIHLMEGKIEKPNPEKNAWEHNSLIIPSTTCSSEASLKLTDLLLTALENPVTYIEDNVEQKKADRIICSTNVLHQADQMLRRIVSQTMKEAKDEQVLPFNLKLLAEELNKLKAEFLEDLKHGNKKYLCSQETVHIPDIISFFHYEKDNIVRKYFSKPH; encoded by the exons ATGAAGACCGCCCAGGACGCCAAGGGAGCGCGCGGCGAGCGGCCGCAGAGGATAGGCCTCTGTCTCCTCTGCGGCCTGCCGGCAGCAGGAAAGTCAACCTTGGCGCGGGCCCTCCGCCACCGGCTGCgccaggagcagggctgggccGTCGGCGTCGTCGCCTACGATGACGTCATGCCGGACGCGTTCCTGGAGGAAGCGAGCGCGCGGCCATTG CCATCCCAATGGAAATTGCTTCGACAAGAACTGTTGAAGTACCTAGAATGCTTCTTGATGGCTGTCATTAATGGGTGTCAGGTGTCTGCCCCACCCAACAGGACTGCAGCCATGTGGGAGGATTTTATAACTTGCTTGAAGCACCAAGATCTGGTATCCTCTGCTACGCTGGAAACCCAGTCTTGCTACCTCTTAACGAAGACTGCGGTTTCTAGACCTTTGTTTTTGATTCTAGATGACAACTTTTATTACCAAAGTATGAGATACGAAGTCTATCAACTGGCTcggaaat ATTCATTAGGTTTTTGCCAGCTCTTTTTAGATTGTTCTCTTGAGACCTGTTTACAGAGGAATGGCCAGAGACCCCAGGCCCTGCCTGCCGAGACCATCCACCTGATggaaggaaagatagaaaagCCCAACCCTGAGAAAAATGCTTGGGAGCACAACAGCCTCATAATTCCAAGTACAACATGTTCTTCCGAGGCCAG CCTGAAGTTGACTGACTTATTGCTTACTGCTTTGGAAAATCCAGTAACATATATTGAGGACAATGTGGAACAAAAG AAAGCGGACAGGATCATTTGCTCAACTAATGTTCTGCATCAAGCTGATCAGATGCTCCGAAGGATTGTCTCTCAGACAATGAAGGAAGCAAAAG atGAACAAGTGCTTCCTTTCAACTTGAAGCTTCTAGCAGAAGAACTCAACAAGCTCAAAGCAGAATTTTTGGAAGAtctaaaacatggaaacaaaaaatACCTGTGCTCTCAAGAAACCGTCCACATAccagatattatttctttttttcattatgagaAAGATAACATTGTCcggaaatatttttcaaagccaCATTAA
- the PSTK gene encoding L-seryl-tRNA(Sec) kinase isoform X2, whose amino-acid sequence MSFSSFDRKKENSPQPSQWKLLRQELLKYLECFLMAVINGCQVSAPPNRTAAMWEDFITCLKHQDLVSSATLETQSCYLLTKTAVSRPLFLILDDNFYYQSMRYEVYQLARKYSLGFCQLFLDCSLETCLQRNGQRPQALPAETIHLMEGKIEKPNPEKNAWEHNSLIIPSTTCSSEASLKLTDLLLTALENPVTYIEDNVEQKKADRIICSTNVLHQADQMLRRIVSQTMKEAKDEQVLPFNLKLLAEELNKLKAEFLEDLKHGNKKYLCSQETVHIPDIISFFHYEKDNIVRKYFSKPH is encoded by the exons CCATCCCAATGGAAATTGCTTCGACAAGAACTGTTGAAGTACCTAGAATGCTTCTTGATGGCTGTCATTAATGGGTGTCAGGTGTCTGCCCCACCCAACAGGACTGCAGCCATGTGGGAGGATTTTATAACTTGCTTGAAGCACCAAGATCTGGTATCCTCTGCTACGCTGGAAACCCAGTCTTGCTACCTCTTAACGAAGACTGCGGTTTCTAGACCTTTGTTTTTGATTCTAGATGACAACTTTTATTACCAAAGTATGAGATACGAAGTCTATCAACTGGCTcggaaat ATTCATTAGGTTTTTGCCAGCTCTTTTTAGATTGTTCTCTTGAGACCTGTTTACAGAGGAATGGCCAGAGACCCCAGGCCCTGCCTGCCGAGACCATCCACCTGATggaaggaaagatagaaaagCCCAACCCTGAGAAAAATGCTTGGGAGCACAACAGCCTCATAATTCCAAGTACAACATGTTCTTCCGAGGCCAG CCTGAAGTTGACTGACTTATTGCTTACTGCTTTGGAAAATCCAGTAACATATATTGAGGACAATGTGGAACAAAAG AAAGCGGACAGGATCATTTGCTCAACTAATGTTCTGCATCAAGCTGATCAGATGCTCCGAAGGATTGTCTCTCAGACAATGAAGGAAGCAAAAG atGAACAAGTGCTTCCTTTCAACTTGAAGCTTCTAGCAGAAGAACTCAACAAGCTCAAAGCAGAATTTTTGGAAGAtctaaaacatggaaacaaaaaatACCTGTGCTCTCAAGAAACCGTCCACATAccagatattatttctttttttcattatgagaAAGATAACATTGTCcggaaatatttttcaaagccaCATTAA
- the IKZF5 gene encoding zinc finger protein Pegasus isoform X1 — MGEKKPEPLDFVKDFQEYLTQQTHHVNMISGSVSGDKEAEALQGAGTDGDQNGLDHPSVEVSLDENSGMLVDGFERTFDGKLKCRYCNYASKGTARLIEHIRIHTGEKPHRCHLCPFASAYERHLEAHMRSHTGEKPYKCELCSFRCSDRSNLSHHRRRKHKMVPIKGTRSSLSSKKMWGVLQKKTSNLGYSRRALINLSPPSMVVQKPDYLNDFTHEIPNIQTDSYESMAKPTSTGGLPRDPQELMVDNPLNQLSTLAGQLSSLPPENQNPASPDVVPCPDEKPFMMQQPSAQAVVAAVSASIPQSSSPTSPEPRPSHSQRNYSPVAGPSSEPSAHTSTPSIGNSQPSTPAPTLPVQDPQLLHHCQHCDMYFADNILYTIHMGCHGYENPFQCNICGCKCKNKYDFACHFARGQHNQH; from the exons atggGTGAAAAGAAACCAGAGCCTTTGGACTTCGTGAAAGATTTCCAAGAATATCTGACTCAACAGACTCATCATGTGAACATGATTTCTGGATCAGTTAGTGGGGACAAAGAAGCAGAGGCTCTTCAGGGAG CTGGAACAGATGGTGATCAAAATGGACTCGATCACCCATCTGTTGAAGTTTCCCTGGATGAAAACTCAGGAATGTTAGTAGACGGGTTTGAAAGGACCTTTGATGGGAAGCTCAAGTGTCGGTACTGCAACTATGCCAGCAAAGGAACAGCCCGGCTTATTGAACATATTAGAATCCACACAG gtGAGAAACCTCATAGATGTCACTTATGTCCATTTGCATCTGCTTACGAGCGTCATCTGGAAGCCCACATGCGTTCCCATACAGGAGAAAAACCATACAAATGTGAATTATGTTCCTTCCGCTGCAGTGATCGAAGTAACCTATCCCATCATCGAAGGCGCAAGCATAAAATGGTACCAATTAAAGGTACTAGGTCTTCCTTAAGCAGCAAGAAAATGTGGGGAgttttacagaagaaaacaagCAATCTGGGCTATAGCAGAAGAGCATTAATCAACTTAAGTCCACCTTCCATGGTGGTTCAGAAGCCAGACTACCTTAACGATTTTACCCATGAAATCCCAAATATCCAGACTGACTCCTATGAAAGTATGGCAAAACCCACATCAACTGGTGGCCTACCAAGAGACCCCCAAGAACTCATGGTTGACAACCCCTTAAATCAGCTCTCAACCCTGGCAGGACAGTTGTCTAGTTTGCCACCGGAAAACCAAAACCCTGCATCTCCTGATGTAGTTCCCTGCCCCGACGAGAAGCCTTTCATGATGCAGCAGCCGTCTGCCCAAGCAGTGGTTGCTGCCGTGTCAGCGAGTATTCCTCAGAGCTCCTCTCCCACAAGCCCTGAGCCTCGGCCGTCACATAGTCAGAGGAACTATAGTCCAGTGGCAGGTCCGAGCAGTGAACCAAGTGCCCACACGAGTACTCCCAGCATAGGGAACAGCCAGCCGAGCACCCCGGCTCCGACCCTGCCTGTCCAGGATCCGCAGCTTCTACACCACTGCCAGCACTGTGATATGTACTTTGCCGACAATATCCTTTACACCATTCACATGGGATGCCATGGGTATGAAAATCCTTTTCAGTGTAACATATGTGGTTGCAAATGTAAAAACAAGTATGATTTTGCCTGTCATTTTGCAAGGGGACAACATAACCAACACTGA
- the IKZF5 gene encoding zinc finger protein Pegasus isoform X2, whose amino-acid sequence MLVDGFERTFDGKLKCRYCNYASKGTARLIEHIRIHTGEKPHRCHLCPFASAYERHLEAHMRSHTGEKPYKCELCSFRCSDRSNLSHHRRRKHKMVPIKGTRSSLSSKKMWGVLQKKTSNLGYSRRALINLSPPSMVVQKPDYLNDFTHEIPNIQTDSYESMAKPTSTGGLPRDPQELMVDNPLNQLSTLAGQLSSLPPENQNPASPDVVPCPDEKPFMMQQPSAQAVVAAVSASIPQSSSPTSPEPRPSHSQRNYSPVAGPSSEPSAHTSTPSIGNSQPSTPAPTLPVQDPQLLHHCQHCDMYFADNILYTIHMGCHGYENPFQCNICGCKCKNKYDFACHFARGQHNQH is encoded by the exons ATGTTAGTAGACGGGTTTGAAAGGACCTTTGATGGGAAGCTCAAGTGTCGGTACTGCAACTATGCCAGCAAAGGAACAGCCCGGCTTATTGAACATATTAGAATCCACACAG gtGAGAAACCTCATAGATGTCACTTATGTCCATTTGCATCTGCTTACGAGCGTCATCTGGAAGCCCACATGCGTTCCCATACAGGAGAAAAACCATACAAATGTGAATTATGTTCCTTCCGCTGCAGTGATCGAAGTAACCTATCCCATCATCGAAGGCGCAAGCATAAAATGGTACCAATTAAAGGTACTAGGTCTTCCTTAAGCAGCAAGAAAATGTGGGGAgttttacagaagaaaacaagCAATCTGGGCTATAGCAGAAGAGCATTAATCAACTTAAGTCCACCTTCCATGGTGGTTCAGAAGCCAGACTACCTTAACGATTTTACCCATGAAATCCCAAATATCCAGACTGACTCCTATGAAAGTATGGCAAAACCCACATCAACTGGTGGCCTACCAAGAGACCCCCAAGAACTCATGGTTGACAACCCCTTAAATCAGCTCTCAACCCTGGCAGGACAGTTGTCTAGTTTGCCACCGGAAAACCAAAACCCTGCATCTCCTGATGTAGTTCCCTGCCCCGACGAGAAGCCTTTCATGATGCAGCAGCCGTCTGCCCAAGCAGTGGTTGCTGCCGTGTCAGCGAGTATTCCTCAGAGCTCCTCTCCCACAAGCCCTGAGCCTCGGCCGTCACATAGTCAGAGGAACTATAGTCCAGTGGCAGGTCCGAGCAGTGAACCAAGTGCCCACACGAGTACTCCCAGCATAGGGAACAGCCAGCCGAGCACCCCGGCTCCGACCCTGCCTGTCCAGGATCCGCAGCTTCTACACCACTGCCAGCACTGTGATATGTACTTTGCCGACAATATCCTTTACACCATTCACATGGGATGCCATGGGTATGAAAATCCTTTTCAGTGTAACATATGTGGTTGCAAATGTAAAAACAAGTATGATTTTGCCTGTCATTTTGCAAGGGGACAACATAACCAACACTGA